The DNA sequence GTCCATCTGTCCCGCCCCTCTTCCGTGTCCCGCGCACCGGGCGGATCAGACGGTCCGCCGGCCACGAAGAACGCTAGAAACAGGCGCGGCCGCGCGGGAGAGAGCGCGGTCCCGTACTGGGGGTGGAGCGGGCTACACCCCCCGTGGCGGGGCGGTCCCCAGCCGGGGCGGTCCCCAGCCGGGGCGGGGACGGACTCCGGGTGGCCTCCGCCCGGCCGCCTGGCCGCCGTCATGACCAGGCATCGTCTGACGGACCGGCATCCGGGATCACACCGACGGCACATCGGCCGACGGCACATCGACCGCCGTGCGCACCGCGCCGAGCACCGGCTTGCGGAGCAGCAGCAGCGCCGCGTCGTCGTGGAGCCGGCCGCCCACATGGGTCAGCAGTTCGTCGTGGAGCGCGGCGAGCGTGCGGGACGGCTCGTCGCAGATGTGCCGCGGCACCCGTTCCAGCAGCGGGAAGTACTCCCGGCCCCGGTCCCGCGCCTCGATGACCCCGTCGGTGTAGAGCAGCAGCTGGTCCCCGTCGGCGAACGGCACCACCTGGAGGCTCGGCTGATCGCCGCCCAGGGAGGCCAGACCGAGCGGCGGGGCCGGGCGGGTGGGCTCGACGGCGATCACCCCGGACGCGCCGAACAGCAGCGGCGGGGCGTGTCCGCAGTTGACGAGCTCCATCCGGCCCTCCCGGGGATATCCGGCGACCACGGCGGTGACGAAGTCGTCGGGCGCCAGGTTGCGGGACAGGCTGCGCTCGATCCTGGCGACGACGTCGAGCAGGTCCGGTTCGTCGTAGGCGGCCTCGCGGAAGACGCCGAGCACCAGCGCGGCGGTGCTCACCGCGGGCAGTCCCTTGCCGCGCACATCACCGACGATCAGCCGGACTCCGTGCGGGGTGGGCAGCAGGGCGTAAAGATCGCCGCCCACCCGCGCCTCGGCGGCGGCGGCGCTGTAGCGGACGGCCACCTGGAACTGACCGACCCGGGCGGGCACCGGTTTGAGCAGGGCGTTCTGGGCGGCCTCGGCGACCGAGC is a window from the Streptomyces luomodiensis genome containing:
- a CDS encoding PP2C family protein-serine/threonine phosphatase, with translation MFPPRLRPYDPDQPNLQPYLPGYFAPAVPVLIICGVVSLALVTSGGLGWLPMLAVGPALAAATCRPWGVLRIGLLAITMSGLLGAWGGEQPRTLAIMVATPAAVTLASSLASGLLRRREQVLAAVRSVAEAAQNALLKPVPARVGQFQVAVRYSAAAAEARVGGDLYALLPTPHGVRLIVGDVRGKGLPAVSTAALVLGVFREAAYDEPDLLDVVARIERSLSRNLAPDDFVTAVVAGYPREGRMELVNCGHAPPLLFGASGVIAVEPTRPAPPLGLASLGGDQPSLQVVPFADGDQLLLYTDGVIEARDRGREYFPLLERVPRHICDEPSRTLAALHDELLTHVGGRLHDDAALLLLRKPVLGAVRTAVDVPSADVPSV